The sequence GCGCGAACAGCGCGCCCACCCCCGCCACCCCGGCCGGGCTGCGGGCTTGCGCCAGCGTGCCCAGCCAGCGCCCTTTCCAACCCACGGGGGCGACGATCTCGCCCGGCGCTGTCGCCAGCACGGCCCGCAAGTTCACCAGGCCCAAGCCGATGAGAAAGGCGATGGAAATCCACGCGCCCAGTGCATCCAGCCACTCGGGCGCCTCCCAGCGTTCGCTCACCGCGCCGACAAACGCCGCGATGCCCAACACCACCAAGCCATGCCCGATCGAAAACAAGGTGCCGCAATAACGCGCCACCGTCAGACCTCGGCGTTGGTTCAGGCGCGTCAGGCCGTCGATGGTGGCGAGGTGGTCGGCGTCAAAGCCGTGGCGCATGCCCAGCAAAAACACCACGGCGCACAGGGCGCCCCAGTCGGTTGGTAAGTCGTGCATGGATGGGTTCCGGTTGTATGAAGAAAATGAAAATTTTCATACAAGAAGCGTGCCCAAGGGATGGGTTCCCTTCGACTTCGCTCAGGGAACGCCCACCCCACACCACCCCGGTTAAACACTTGCCGGAGTGGATGTTTCAGTGATTCAACCGTGACCAGTCCGACCGGGCAGATGCAAGTGAGCGTGGCCGTGCGCGGGCGCCTCGGCCATGGGCACCAGATGCAAGCTGCCGTGGCTCACCCCGGGTTGGGCCATCACCGATTGGGCGAAGGTCTGCACCTGCGCCGTGGGGCCGCGCAGGATCACCACTTCGATGCAGTGATCGTGATCCAGGTGCGCGTGGGTGGTGGACACCGTCAGCGCGTGGTGGGCGTGCTGCATGTCGGTCAGCCGCAGCGCGAGCTGGCGCTGGTGGTGGTTGTAGACGTAGCTCAGGGTGGCGATGCACGGCCCGTCCGGCTGGGCGTGGGTGCGCGCTTGGCCCATGTCGGCGCGCAGCAAGTCGCGGAAGGCTTCGGAGCGGTTGGCGTAGCCGCGTTGGGCGATGAGGGCCTCGAAGGCATCGGCCAAATCATCGTCCAGGGAAATGGTGAGGCGTTTCATGCCGGCATTTCACCGCAGGCGTGGCTCACACCGCCCACACTCTCTGGCAGGATGCGCGCGCCGTTGGTTCTTTCGGAGACTTCTGTGAAACGCTGCTTCCCCGCTTTGCTGTTGTGCTTGCCGCTGTGGGTGTCGGCACAGAGCGCCGGCCCGGCTTCGGGCCACGCCCATGCGCATCATGCCGCTCCCGTGGGTGACACGCGCCAAGCCGTTGCCTTCCCGGCGCCCATGCGGGCGCAAACGCTGGCCAACATGCGCGACCACTTGTTGGCCTTGACCGAAATTCAAGAAGCCCTGGCGCGGCGTGACTTCGACGGGGCGGGCCAACTGGCCGAACGACGGCTCGGGATGTCGTCCCTGCACACGCATGGCGCGCACGATGTGGCGGGCTTCATGCCCCCGGCGATGCAGGCCTTGGGCACGGCCATGCACCGTTCCGCCAGCCAGTTCGCGGTGGTCGCTCAGGAGGCGTCTGTCACCGGGGACTTGAGCGCCGCTCTGGCCGCGCTGGCCAAGGTTGGGCGCACCTGCGTGAGTTGCCACGAGGGTTTCCGGCTCGAAACCGCGCCAGCCCACTGAGCTTGGGCAAGGT is a genomic window of Vitreoscilla filiformis containing:
- a CDS encoding HoxN/HupN/NixA family nickel/cobalt transporter — translated: MHDLPTDWGALCAVVFLLGMRHGFDADHLATIDGLTRLNQRRGLTVARYCGTLFSIGHGLVVLGIAAFVGAVSERWEAPEWLDALGAWISIAFLIGLGLVNLRAVLATAPGEIVAPVGWKGRWLGTLAQARSPAGVAGVGALFALSFDTVSQSALFAATATQFGGVAHALLLGGLFVLGMLVTDGLNGWWISRLIARADQIAALASRLMGVAVAGVSLLVGGMGLAKMLSPAFDGWTEGKELMFGAIVVGTVAGSYWLARSWVWANPSKMPQSAARLGP
- the nikR gene encoding nickel-responsive transcriptional regulator NikR, whose amino-acid sequence is MKRLTISLDDDLADAFEALIAQRGYANRSEAFRDLLRADMGQARTHAQPDGPCIATLSYVYNHHQRQLALRLTDMQHAHHALTVSTTHAHLDHDHCIEVVILRGPTAQVQTFAQSVMAQPGVSHGSLHLVPMAEAPAHGHAHLHLPGRTGHG
- a CDS encoding cytochrome c, with the protein product MKRCFPALLLCLPLWVSAQSAGPASGHAHAHHAAPVGDTRQAVAFPAPMRAQTLANMRDHLLALTEIQEALARRDFDGAGQLAERRLGMSSLHTHGAHDVAGFMPPAMQALGTAMHRSASQFAVVAQEASVTGDLSAALAALAKVGRTCVSCHEGFRLETAPAH